The genomic region CAAATCGACCACCTACTCGTTGCCAGCCTGCAACTTCTTCACTTCGCCTTCGATACCGTCGAGGAGCTCCAACACGCTGCACACCCTATTGAACCAGTCATTCTCTACAAAGAAACCCCCCACTCCGAGTGGCGTAGACGATTTTCGATGGCACACCTGCGCGTGTTTCCACCAGAAGATCTCGGGAACCTTGAGATCGGTTTCCTTAGGACCTTGCATATCGATCCACTTATGACAGTTGTGGCAGAGACCCTGAATGATCGAGGCGCGCTCATTGGGTCTGTAGTTGCGACAATGTTTGGTCTGAAAGCATGAGGGTGGCACGAAGGGTAGCCCAGTAAGAGCCGAGATGCCGTGGAAGTTTTGCAGGTGATAATTATAGGCTGTGTTGCAAAACCAGATGAAAAGCATCATAGACTTGGGCAAGTCAACAACAAGTGcgcagcattcacgattagcAGAGCCAAACACTTACCTGAGAACTTGGTCTTAAAAAAATTAACTTTGCCATCCTCATAGCTGCACCAGAACAATCAGAGCCCTTCCAACGTCAGATCTCCCCATCTTACGTCTGCAACCGAGACACCATTTCAATCCAAGGTAGTCAACTTACCACACGGGACACATGCCCACTTTTTGAGCTCCTACGCCTTTGACAAAGCGCGGCGTGTAGAGATCCAAAATTGAGCGAGGCTTGTTAAAGATGCCATGACTCTTCCGAGCCCGATTGACAATCTCGCGGAATTCGCGGCTGACGCTATGGCGACACATTTGCGCATTCATGTCAGACAAAAATTTGCAGGTCAGCTTAAACTCGAGCTACTTCAAAGACAGGATGTAAAGCCACTCACTTTGCAATGTTGAGATGTCGAAgaagcatctcgagcactTCTGGGCTGACAGAAGACGGAACAGAGTATCGTTGGTACAACAAGGGAAATTTGGGATGAATCTCCCAATGGTGCGGGAAAGTGCGTGgtcgtcgctctcgtcttGGCGCTACAAGGAAATACTGTTCAGGCTCAGTCTTTGGCGCCACTTCGGGCCCTGTCTTTGCCTCGGATTCGTCAAACTTTACCTGACCGTCGTTCATCAAGTCGTGTTCTGGCCTCGAAGAGTTTGGCTCTTTTCTTCCGTCAGTACTGGTATTGTTCTCCTCCGCATGGACAGGCAGATCTTGGTAATTGTCACCCTCACTCTTGACAGTGTCTACAGAAAAGTCGTCTTTCCCTTCTGTAGATCCGTGGACTGCTTCGTCGGATTGAGGATCAGACTTGTTTGGCGGCGGCGTGAGAAGTTCCGCGAGGCTAAGGATGGGCaccttttcctttttcttCAATCTGTACCGGCCCTTCGCAGAGGCAGGTGACGAAACGATCTTGGAAGAAGCGATGTTATCGACTTTGCTACTTGCATGAACGTTCTCTAGCTGGTACTCCGAGCTGAAGtccttgccgagcttcgcTTTCGTGCTCGATCGAAGCTGTTTGGTTCGCTTGTGACCATCCAATTTTGctttcttgcttgcttggaCTGACGTGCTCATCGGGCCGTCCGAACGCGGCTCAGCTTCTGCAAACGTCTCCCTTGGTCTGTTAGCTGAAGCAGACTTTTCG from Mycosarcoma maydis chromosome 9, whole genome shotgun sequence harbors:
- a CDS encoding uncharacterized protein (related to Meiotic expression upregulated protein 26); the protein is MADSSTRMNADSPCTTSHEHVATVVERPAATVPRQRIEEQNRRTTLSYRSELMVVESDSALGLPTGAMSDHDIRPDSLCSRQHDEVGTSRNIETQTTAASCFHGFSFATCDEDEDAEGELDYSFASGTSFWETNPGDTTANTVDTLDYDDNPVPLLGRDGNWRGTLPSEKTAIEHDAQSQRSRLELSLQLDHTTDQENICWPTALHSAPYHGTRRRRAESNTRAINVEKSASANRPRETFAEAEPRSDGPMSTSVQASKKAKLDGHKRTKQLRSSTKAKLGKDFSSEYQLENVHASSKVDNIASSKIVSSPASAKGRYRLKKKEKVPILSLAELLTPPPNKSDPQSDEAVHGSTEGKDDFSVDTVKSEGDNYQDLPVHAEENNTSTDGRKEPNSSRPEHDLMNDGQVKFDESEAKTGPEVAPKTEPEQYFLVAPRRERRPRTFPHHWEIHPKFPLLYQRYSVPSSVSPEVLEMLLRHLNIANVSREFREIVNRARKSHGIFNKPRSILDLYTPRFVKGVGAQKVGMCPVCYEDGKVNFFKTKFSAYNYHLQNFHGISALTGLPFVPPSCFQTKHCRNYRPNERASIIQGLCHNCHKWIDMQGPKETDLKVPEIFWWKHAQVCHRKSSTPLGVGGFFVENDWFNRVCSVLELLDGIEGEVKKLQAGNE